The Kozakia baliensis genome includes a region encoding these proteins:
- the radA gene encoding DNA repair protein RadA: MAKRPVARFVCQSCGAVYGKWTGRCDACGEWNTIVEETVEPTNRATKARSGRLATVHLDGKMTPPPRVETTIAEFDRVLGGGLVPASVVLVGGDPGIGKSTLLLQATCALAQAGKRVLYVSGEEAVDQIRLRARRLQLHAPTLDLAASINVSDIAGSLEQDREHTVVVIDSIQTMWLENIESAPGSVAQVRACAFELIRLAKNIGFSLVLVGHVTKEGALAGPRVLEHMVDAVLYFEGDRGHQFRILRAAKNRFGATDEIGVFAMTDSGLTEVPNPSALFLAERRGNIAGSAVFAGLEGTRPVLLEIQALLSPKAGDGAPRRAVLGWETARLNMLLAVLEARCGLKLGGMDVHLNIAGGLRVNEPAADMAVAAALISAATGAPTSSGTAYFGEVGLSGEIRQVAQADLRLKEAQKLGFEAAVSPRRVASGSTRAKPPEGLILREIGHLNDLVEMFQPVEE, translated from the coding sequence TTGGCCAAACGACCCGTCGCCCGTTTCGTCTGCCAATCCTGCGGAGCCGTCTATGGAAAATGGACTGGCCGTTGCGACGCCTGCGGGGAGTGGAACACGATCGTAGAAGAGACCGTAGAGCCGACCAACCGGGCGACGAAAGCGCGGTCCGGACGGTTGGCCACGGTGCATCTCGATGGAAAAATGACGCCGCCACCGCGTGTTGAAACGACGATTGCGGAGTTCGACCGCGTTTTGGGCGGCGGTCTGGTCCCGGCGTCCGTCGTGTTGGTGGGGGGCGATCCGGGGATCGGTAAATCGACGCTGCTTTTGCAGGCCACATGCGCCTTGGCGCAGGCGGGCAAGCGCGTTCTGTATGTTTCGGGCGAAGAAGCGGTGGACCAAATCCGCCTTCGCGCGCGCCGTTTGCAGCTTCATGCCCCCACGCTCGATCTGGCGGCGAGCATCAACGTTTCGGACATTGCAGGCAGTCTGGAGCAGGACCGCGAACATACGGTCGTGGTGATCGACTCGATCCAGACCATGTGGCTGGAGAATATCGAGAGCGCGCCTGGTTCGGTTGCGCAGGTGCGTGCTTGTGCGTTCGAACTGATTCGTCTGGCGAAGAATATCGGCTTCTCCCTGGTGCTGGTCGGGCATGTTACGAAAGAAGGCGCTTTGGCTGGCCCGCGCGTGCTGGAACATATGGTTGATGCGGTGCTGTATTTCGAAGGTGATCGCGGCCATCAGTTTCGAATTTTGCGGGCTGCGAAAAACCGCTTCGGCGCTACGGATGAAATCGGCGTTTTTGCGATGACCGATTCGGGACTGACGGAAGTGCCCAATCCTTCCGCATTGTTCCTGGCCGAACGACGTGGGAATATTGCAGGTTCGGCTGTATTCGCCGGATTGGAGGGAACGCGGCCTGTTTTGCTGGAAATTCAGGCACTGCTTTCTCCCAAGGCAGGAGACGGCGCGCCGAGACGCGCGGTTTTGGGTTGGGAGACGGCGCGGCTCAATATGCTGCTGGCGGTTTTGGAAGCGCGCTGTGGCTTAAAGTTGGGCGGGATGGATGTGCATCTCAACATCGCGGGCGGGTTACGCGTGAACGAGCCTGCGGCCGATATGGCGGTGGCCGCAGCGCTCATTTCCGCCGCGACCGGTGCGCCGACATCCTCGGGCACGGCTTATTTCGGCGAAGTCGGGCTTTCCGGTGAAATTCGGCAAGTGGCGCAAGCCGATTTGCGCTTGAAGGAAGCGCAAAAACTGGGCTTCGAGGCTGCCGTCTCACCCCGACGCGTGGCGTCTGGCTCTACAAGAGCCAAACCGCCGGAAGGTTTGATTCTACGCGAGATCGGGCATTTGAACGATCTGGTGGAGATGTTTCAGCCCGTAGAAGAGTAA
- a CDS encoding acyltransferase family protein, translating to MASVRGVAIFLVVIHHANVDISGWLLRDMPFAWGIGIFQYAAVPIFLLCAGLSMSKIAGSRIQLLKAATNYAYIYVLWSLISILLSAFIAKSNVSFSADILASIRSIAFPRSPLWFPYGLAVMLFCAALFTRCDRRLQFGIALAIGFLPMVLHRDIVTNIACNITFFYIGLLFREKIIRVLSFNPWVLLSVCLSGYVGLLLVAAWSGVAYFPPVYTLLGTLAFGALVAFWRALPVPGLYRVSAKLGRTALPILLTHDFWIHVVEKTFGHGPIFNMLSEQAPRWFLPLAATALAMTMSILTYEALKRFRWLFMAPRSLLLHVSNWLMRIYMATRGLTVRKAAP from the coding sequence ATGGCGTCCGTACGCGGTGTCGCCATTTTCCTTGTCGTGATCCATCATGCGAACGTCGATATAAGCGGCTGGCTCCTGCGAGACATGCCCTTCGCGTGGGGCATTGGCATTTTTCAGTATGCTGCTGTTCCGATCTTCCTGCTTTGCGCCGGACTTTCTATGTCCAAAATAGCCGGCTCGCGGATCCAGCTTTTGAAGGCGGCGACAAATTACGCTTATATTTATGTCTTATGGAGCCTGATCAGCATTTTGCTCTCTGCATTCATAGCAAAATCGAATGTTTCCTTTTCCGCCGATATTCTCGCCTCCATCAGATCGATCGCTTTTCCAAGAAGCCCCCTTTGGTTTCCCTATGGCTTGGCGGTCATGCTCTTTTGCGCGGCATTGTTCACGCGGTGCGACCGGCGCTTGCAATTTGGTATTGCCCTGGCCATCGGTTTTCTACCGATGGTGCTCCATAGGGATATCGTCACCAACATCGCCTGCAATATTACCTTCTTCTATATCGGGCTGTTGTTCAGAGAAAAAATCATCCGCGTTCTGTCTTTCAACCCGTGGGTTTTGCTCAGCGTTTGCTTGAGCGGCTATGTGGGTCTGCTTCTCGTCGCCGCATGGTCTGGCGTGGCTTATTTCCCGCCTGTCTATACGCTCTTGGGCACACTAGCTTTTGGCGCATTGGTGGCGTTCTGGCGGGCACTTCCCGTTCCGGGCCTTTACCGGGTATCGGCAAAACTCGGGCGCACAGCTTTGCCGATTTTGCTGACGCACGATTTCTGGATCCATGTTGTTGAAAAGACTTTCGGCCATGGCCCGATCTTCAACATGCTCTCCGAACAAGCGCCCCGCTGGTTCCTGCCGCTGGCAGCGACCGCGCTGGCCATGACGATGTCGATCTTGACCTATGAAGCGCTGAAAAGATTTCGTTGGCTGTTTATGGCGCCGCGTTCCTTGCTGCTCCATGTCTCCAATTGGCTCATGCGCATCTATATGGCTACACGCGGCCTCACCGTGCGCAAGGCCGCGCCCTGA
- a CDS encoding IMPACT family protein, which yields MTQTLLSPAYLDLTVKKSLFRAQAAPASGEEEAMAFFESVRDPEATHNCWAWRIGARYRSFDDGEPGGTAGRPILQAIEMQDFDRVMVVVTRWFGGVKLGAGGLVRAYGGAAASCLRQGEIATLVPMNVLKWHCPFALLALVQARLAGWEAQQLRCDFDAEGAEMEIAVPEGRRDEVMGELRDLTRGQAPITVLDAD from the coding sequence ATGACGCAAACTCTTCTTTCCCCCGCCTATCTCGATCTTACCGTCAAGAAGAGCTTGTTTCGGGCTCAGGCGGCCCCTGCTTCCGGCGAAGAAGAAGCCATGGCGTTTTTCGAAAGCGTTCGCGATCCGGAAGCGACACATAATTGCTGGGCCTGGCGGATCGGTGCGCGGTATCGGAGTTTCGATGACGGTGAGCCGGGCGGTACGGCGGGACGCCCGATTTTACAGGCGATCGAAATGCAGGATTTCGACCGCGTTATGGTTGTGGTGACGCGTTGGTTCGGTGGTGTGAAGTTGGGCGCAGGCGGATTGGTACGCGCTTATGGCGGCGCTGCGGCTTCGTGTTTAAGGCAAGGCGAGATAGCAACTTTAGTGCCTATGAATGTGTTGAAATGGCACTGTCCGTTCGCGTTGCTGGCTCTGGTGCAGGCGCGTCTGGCTGGATGGGAAGCGCAACAACTCCGTTGCGATTTCGATGCGGAAGGCGCGGAAATGGAAATCGCCGTGCCGGAAGGAAGACGGGACGAGGTTATGGGGGAATTACGCGATCTCACGAGAGGGCAAGCACCTATAACCGTTCTGGATGCCGACTGA
- a CDS encoding cation:proton antiporter yields the protein MPTEVLGWFAALAGLATLFGFLNEKFFRLPTTIGIMVIAVLISMVLLVIDPWVPGIDLHILAQRALTAIDFPHALLNIVLSFLLFAASLQVDLEQLWARKFSVLTLALIGTLLAVALFSISMWFVFPLLGINMPFVWCVVLGAVLAPTDPVSVVGMLRRMGLPAPLQAIFTGESLFNDGIGVLAFGVALDFITGQGASGGSVFWRFVLEALGSGFFGVLMGWFAVRFMRRTHDSHLELLASLTLAAGTYSLAGVLHMSGPIATVAAGLMLSTGAAQRAISRRGKRDIYAFWTLSDEILNAMLFLLIGFQIFALTFQFSYFVAALVAIPFSIVVRAMSVFLASLPFLVREPDRVGMLAVMTWGGLRGGISISLALSLPDAPERAPLLAVCYGVVVFTIIAQGLTIERVARRFYHSE from the coding sequence ATGCCGACTGAGGTGCTCGGTTGGTTCGCCGCGTTGGCGGGATTGGCAACGCTTTTCGGTTTTCTGAACGAGAAGTTTTTCCGGCTCCCGACCACTATTGGAATCATGGTGATCGCGGTGCTGATCTCCATGGTGTTGCTCGTCATCGATCCTTGGGTGCCGGGAATCGATCTGCATATTCTGGCGCAGCGCGCTCTGACGGCGATCGATTTTCCTCACGCGCTCCTTAATATCGTCCTGTCTTTTCTGCTTTTCGCTGCGTCCCTCCAGGTCGATCTCGAACAGCTATGGGCGCGCAAATTCTCCGTCCTGACATTGGCGCTGATCGGCACCCTGCTGGCGGTGGCGCTGTTCAGCATTTCCATGTGGTTCGTCTTTCCGCTCCTTGGTATCAACATGCCGTTCGTCTGGTGCGTGGTGCTAGGCGCTGTGCTAGCGCCGACAGACCCGGTCTCGGTCGTTGGGATGTTGCGCCGCATGGGCCTTCCGGCGCCATTGCAAGCGATCTTCACCGGGGAGAGCCTGTTCAATGATGGTATCGGCGTGCTGGCATTCGGCGTAGCGCTGGACTTCATCACAGGGCAAGGCGCGAGTGGCGGCTCCGTCTTTTGGCGCTTCGTGTTGGAAGCATTGGGAAGCGGATTCTTCGGCGTGCTGATGGGCTGGTTCGCGGTCAGGTTCATGCGGCGGACGCACGATTCGCATCTCGAATTGCTGGCTTCGCTCACCTTGGCGGCAGGCACTTACAGCCTCGCAGGTGTCTTGCATATGTCCGGCCCGATCGCGACGGTAGCGGCAGGCTTGATGCTCAGCACCGGCGCGGCCCAGCGCGCTATATCCCGCCGGGGTAAGCGCGATATTTATGCGTTCTGGACGCTTTCCGACGAAATTCTGAACGCCATGCTATTTTTACTGATCGGCTTTCAGATATTCGCGCTGACCTTCCAATTCTCTTATTTCGTCGCTGCATTGGTGGCGATTCCGTTCTCGATCGTCGTGCGCGCTATGAGCGTGTTCTTGGCCAGCCTGCCTTTTCTGGTTCGCGAGCCGGACCGGGTCGGAATGTTGGCCGTCATGACATGGGGCGGCCTGCGTGGAGGCATTTCCATTTCCCTTGCGCTCAGTTTGCCCGATGCGCCGGAACGCGCGCCGTTATTGGCCGTCTGTTATGGCGTGGTCGTATTCACGATCATTGCGCAGGGCCTTACCATCGAGCGTGTGGCGCGGCGTTTCTATCATTCGGAGTAA
- a CDS encoding aldo/keto reductase, translating to MTNSTFAAGLASGTDLANEQQLHIKLNDGHRIPQLGLGVYQTPADETAEIVRYAAKAGYQSVDTATIYRNEAGVGEGLADYPDVYVTTKLWNDDQGYDAALRAFDKSIKLLKRETLDLYLIHWPAPKKGLYVESWKALIRLKKEGRVRSIGVSNFTEENLTRIIDETGEKPVLNQVELHPSFQQKPLRAFHEKHDIRTESWSPLGQGGGLSDPILMEIARKHGKSAAQVVIRWHLQSGLIVIPKSATPKRIDENIDVYDFNLDDEDIAKIAGLDRADGRLGPNPDTADF from the coding sequence ATGACGAACAGCACTTTTGCGGCCGGCTTGGCAAGCGGGACGGATCTGGCCAACGAGCAACAGCTTCATATCAAGCTGAATGACGGCCACCGCATTCCCCAACTGGGGCTGGGCGTCTATCAGACACCGGCGGACGAAACGGCGGAAATCGTGCGTTATGCCGCCAAAGCCGGATATCAGTCGGTCGATACCGCGACCATCTACCGTAACGAAGCCGGTGTGGGCGAAGGCCTTGCCGATTATCCGGATGTGTATGTGACGACCAAACTCTGGAATGACGACCAGGGTTACGATGCCGCATTGCGCGCGTTCGATAAGAGCATCAAACTCCTGAAGCGCGAGACGCTCGATCTCTATTTAATTCACTGGCCCGCGCCGAAAAAAGGGCTGTATGTGGAAAGCTGGAAAGCGCTGATCCGCCTGAAGAAGGAAGGGCGCGTGCGCTCGATCGGCGTGTCCAACTTCACCGAAGAAAATCTGACGCGCATCATTGATGAAACGGGCGAGAAGCCTGTTCTGAATCAGGTGGAGCTTCACCCGAGTTTCCAACAAAAGCCGCTTCGCGCTTTCCACGAAAAGCACGACATTCGCACGGAATCCTGGAGCCCGCTGGGCCAAGGCGGTGGACTAAGCGACCCGATCCTGATGGAAATCGCACGAAAGCACGGAAAGAGCGCCGCACAGGTGGTGATTCGCTGGCACCTGCAATCTGGGCTGATCGTCATTCCGAAATCGGCCACGCCGAAGCGGATCGACGAGAATATCGACGTTTATGATTTCAACCTGGACGATGAAGATATCGCGAAGATCGCAGGCTTGGATCGTGCCGACGGTCGTTTGGGCCCCAACCCGGATACGGCTGATTTCTAA
- a CDS encoding replicative DNA helicase: MIDAPIKDTENSDGLIGLLRRTPPANLEAEQALLGALLTNNKAYERVSDFLIAAHFADPINGRIFEAIARRIDRGMLADPITMRAEFEHSGLLDEVGGTQYLAKLLTAMVGIVNAGDYGRAIHDAWIRRQLIDIGENVVNNAFGARSDLDGSDQIAAAEETLFKLATDKGQDGGFVSFERALTGALEVAEQAFQRTGDVSGLTSGLRDFDKKTGGLHPSDLLILAGRPAMGKTALATKIAFSAARALQREAEEKNTQPRGAVAIFSLEMSSEQLATRILSEQAEVSGERIRRGDIGQREFDRFVRVSRELATLPLHIDDTPAISLSAMRTRCRRLARTKGLSLVVVDYLQLMRPAIGTKPDSRVLEISMITQGLKAIAKELSVPVIALSQLSRQVESREDKRPMLSDLRESGSIEQDADAVMFVYRDEYYLQQRMPKDSAYDSMDKYQVALEEWQRKMALVHNKAELILEKQRHGPTGTISLYFEGEFTRFGDLDTVHDV, from the coding sequence ATGATCGACGCCCCCATCAAAGACACCGAAAATTCCGACGGCCTGATCGGCCTGTTGCGACGCACGCCTCCCGCCAATCTCGAGGCGGAACAAGCTTTGCTCGGCGCGCTGCTGACCAACAACAAGGCCTACGAACGCGTTTCGGACTTCCTGATCGCCGCTCATTTTGCGGACCCGATCAACGGACGCATCTTCGAGGCTATCGCCCGCCGCATCGATCGCGGCATGCTGGCCGATCCGATCACCATGCGTGCGGAATTCGAACATTCCGGCCTGCTGGATGAAGTGGGCGGCACGCAATATCTCGCCAAACTGCTTACGGCGATGGTCGGCATCGTCAATGCGGGCGATTACGGCCGCGCCATTCACGATGCCTGGATTCGCCGCCAGCTCATCGATATCGGCGAGAACGTCGTTAACAACGCCTTTGGCGCGCGTAGCGACCTCGATGGTTCGGACCAGATCGCCGCCGCCGAGGAGACGCTATTCAAGCTCGCCACCGATAAAGGCCAGGATGGCGGTTTCGTCTCTTTCGAGCGCGCGTTGACCGGCGCTCTGGAAGTGGCCGAACAAGCCTTCCAACGCACGGGCGATGTCAGCGGCCTGACCTCGGGCTTGCGCGATTTCGACAAGAAAACCGGTGGTCTGCACCCTTCCGATCTGCTGATTCTGGCCGGGCGGCCTGCCATGGGCAAAACAGCGCTCGCCACCAAGATCGCCTTCTCCGCCGCCCGCGCCTTGCAACGCGAAGCGGAGGAGAAAAACACGCAGCCACGTGGCGCGGTGGCGATCTTCTCGCTCGAAATGTCATCCGAGCAGTTGGCCACGCGTATTCTTTCGGAACAGGCAGAGGTGTCGGGCGAGCGCATCCGCCGGGGTGATATCGGCCAGCGCGAGTTCGATCGCTTCGTGCGCGTCTCACGCGAATTGGCGACCTTGCCGCTCCATATCGACGATACGCCGGCCATCAGCCTTTCCGCCATGCGCACACGTTGCCGCCGCTTGGCGCGCACCAAGGGGCTAAGCCTTGTGGTGGTGGATTACCTTCAGTTGATGCGCCCTGCCATCGGCACCAAGCCCGATAGCCGCGTGCTGGAAATTTCGATGATCACCCAGGGCCTGAAAGCCATCGCCAAGGAACTTTCCGTTCCGGTCATTGCGTTGTCCCAGCTTTCTCGTCAGGTCGAATCGCGCGAAGACAAACGCCCGATGCTCTCGGATCTGCGCGAATCCGGCTCTATCGAGCAGGATGCGGACGCCGTTATGTTCGTCTATCGCGATGAATATTATCTACAACAGCGTATGCCCAAGGACAGCGCTTACGACAGCATGGATAAATATCAAGTCGCGCTAGAAGAATGGCAGCGCAAGATGGCGCTGGTTCATAACAAGGCCGAACTTATCCTTGAAAAGCAGCGTCATGGACCGACCGGCACCATCTCGCTTTACTTCGAAGGCGAATTCACACGCTTCGGCGATCTGGACACAGTCCACGACGTCTGA
- a CDS encoding MgtC/SapB family protein, whose protein sequence is MHPTMPLGSAAGQGWQQLGELLLAFVLSAFVGLEREYRQKSAGFRTYTLVGVASALFVLVSKYGFNDVLLPERIILDPSRVAAQVVSGLGFIGGGVIFMRRDTVRGLTTAASVWLTAALGMACGAGLTALALLTMAGYLFIMFVTPHWLRHFPRSKSPGCTLVVIGQDDAEFPDRVQALVCERHFTIGHVRLDRMTQEGHMALALRVRGKPPYATLANALARLEGVLSVRTENGGNDTE, encoded by the coding sequence ATGCATCCGACTATGCCGCTGGGAAGCGCCGCTGGCCAGGGTTGGCAACAACTCGGTGAATTGTTGCTGGCTTTCGTGCTTTCGGCGTTCGTAGGGCTGGAGCGGGAATATCGCCAGAAAAGCGCGGGTTTTCGCACCTATACGCTCGTCGGCGTCGCTTCGGCCTTGTTCGTCTTGGTGTCGAAATACGGCTTCAACGATGTTCTTCTGCCAGAGAGGATCATCCTCGATCCATCCCGCGTGGCGGCGCAGGTCGTCTCGGGTCTGGGCTTTATCGGCGGTGGGGTGATCTTCATGCGCCGCGATACGGTACGTGGCTTAACGACGGCAGCCTCGGTCTGGCTGACGGCAGCTCTGGGCATGGCTTGCGGCGCGGGGCTGACGGCATTGGCCTTGCTGACGATGGCGGGCTATCTGTTCATCATGTTCGTCACGCCTCACTGGCTGCGTCATTTCCCGCGATCGAAATCGCCGGGCTGCACGCTTGTTGTCATTGGGCAAGACGATGCCGAATTTCCCGACCGCGTGCAGGCGCTGGTGTGCGAGCGTCACTTCACCATCGGGCATGTTCGGCTGGATCGTATGACGCAGGAAGGACATATGGCGTTGGCGCTGCGTGTGCGCGGCAAGCCGCCCTATGCCACACTGGCGAATGCCTTGGCGCGGTTGGAAGGCGTTTTGTCCGTCCGCACCGAAAATGGCGGAAACGATACGGAGTAG
- the sthA gene encoding Si-specific NAD(P)(+) transhydrogenase has translation MADIYDYDLVVIGSGPSGKRAAVQAAKFGRSVLIVDKGAQVGGVSVHTGTIPSKTLRETVLNLTGWRERGFYGLAYRVKHDISVADLHVRLEKTLEYEVNVLEHQFVRNQVTVQQGLARFVDPHQIEVLTGAGESHVVSADKVIIAVGTKPHRPSHIPFDDKVVIDSDGITRIERLPRSLTVVGGGVIGIEYATIFSALDVRVTIVEPRETILDFVDRELVADFMHQLRDRGVNFRLGTQLESIQFELGQPVAILEGGRRVRSDMLLYTAGRTGSTDQLNLEACGLQADGRGRLKVDPKTFQTATPNIYATGDVIGFPSLASTSMEQGRIAACHAFQQKVPNAPEFFPYGIYSVPEISTVGLSEEQARAEGIPYECGIARFKETARGNIMGLQGGMLKLIISLETRKLLGVHIVGEGATELIHIGQAVINLDGAFDYFIDATFNYPTLAEAYKIAALDAWNRITPRVLDEGNDNIQPQEERSDTTVAEIN, from the coding sequence ATGGCCGACATTTATGATTACGATTTGGTGGTGATCGGGAGCGGTCCATCGGGGAAACGGGCCGCCGTACAAGCCGCTAAATTCGGGCGTTCCGTCTTGATCGTGGATAAAGGCGCGCAAGTGGGCGGCGTTTCCGTCCATACCGGCACGATCCCGTCGAAAACGCTGCGTGAAACGGTGCTGAATTTAACCGGTTGGCGCGAGCGTGGGTTTTACGGCCTGGCTTATCGGGTCAAGCACGATATTAGCGTGGCGGATCTGCATGTTCGGCTGGAAAAGACACTCGAATATGAAGTGAATGTGCTGGAGCATCAGTTCGTGCGCAATCAGGTCACGGTTCAACAAGGTCTTGCGCGCTTCGTCGATCCACATCAGATCGAGGTGCTGACGGGAGCCGGGGAATCGCATGTCGTATCGGCTGATAAAGTCATTATCGCCGTCGGGACCAAGCCTCATCGCCCGTCGCATATTCCTTTTGACGACAAGGTCGTGATCGATAGCGACGGCATTACTAGAATCGAGCGCCTGCCACGTTCATTAACCGTCGTCGGTGGCGGAGTGATCGGGATCGAATACGCCACAATCTTCAGCGCGCTCGACGTGCGCGTTACGATCGTCGAGCCACGAGAAACGATTCTGGATTTCGTCGATCGCGAATTGGTGGCGGATTTCATGCATCAATTACGGGATCGTGGCGTCAACTTTCGCCTCGGCACGCAATTGGAATCCATTCAATTCGAACTCGGGCAACCGGTCGCCATCCTCGAAGGCGGAAGGCGCGTGCGTTCCGATATGCTGCTCTATACGGCGGGCCGTACCGGATCGACGGACCAGCTCAATCTCGAAGCATGCGGGTTGCAGGCGGATGGGCGGGGGCGATTGAAAGTCGATCCCAAAACATTCCAGACCGCAACGCCCAATATTTATGCAACGGGAGATGTCATCGGCTTTCCCTCCCTGGCATCGACCTCCATGGAACAAGGCCGCATCGCCGCCTGCCATGCTTTTCAGCAAAAAGTGCCGAATGCGCCGGAGTTTTTCCCATACGGCATCTATTCGGTGCCGGAGATTTCGACGGTCGGTCTCAGCGAGGAGCAAGCTCGCGCGGAGGGCATTCCCTATGAATGCGGCATCGCGCGATTCAAGGAAACGGCGCGTGGTAATATCATGGGTTTGCAAGGCGGAATGCTGAAGCTGATCATTTCGCTTGAAACACGTAAATTGCTGGGCGTGCATATTGTAGGCGAAGGCGCGACCGAATTAATTCATATTGGGCAGGCGGTGATTAATTTGGATGGCGCTTTCGATTATTTTATCGATGCGACATTCAATTACCCGACCTTAGCCGAAGCCTATAAAATAGCGGCGCTCGATGCCTGGAACCGGATCACGCCGCGTGTGCTGGACGAAGGGAACGATAATATTCAGCCGCAAGAAGAGCGATCGGACACAACCGTGGCTGAAATCAACTAA
- a CDS encoding HAD family hydrolase, protein MSETRLFPNRRFDAFLFDMDGTILTSIVAAERVWARWAERHGLDVPKFLPTIHGVRTIETIRRQNLPAIDPEAEARAIIAEEMEDTDGIEGIKGAAAFLSSLPPHRWAIVTSASRDLALTRIKVTGLPMPDVVVTGDDVSQGKPAPDCFQLGAKKLGFDARDCAVFEDAVAGITAGEAAGAGVVVITATHSHDLNTSHPKVQDYQHLRARPAPDGKLELFLEN, encoded by the coding sequence GTGAGTGAAACCCGCCTCTTTCCCAACCGCCGTTTCGATGCCTTCCTGTTCGATATGGACGGCACCATCCTGACGTCCATCGTCGCGGCGGAGCGCGTCTGGGCGAGATGGGCGGAGCGGCATGGCCTGGATGTGCCGAAATTCCTGCCGACCATTCATGGCGTGCGCACCATCGAGACCATTCGCCGCCAGAACTTGCCCGCGATCGACCCGGAAGCCGAAGCCCGCGCCATCATCGCCGAAGAAATGGAAGATACGGACGGAATCGAAGGGATCAAAGGCGCGGCAGCGTTCCTCTCATCCCTCCCGCCGCATCGTTGGGCGATCGTCACCTCCGCCAGCCGCGATCTCGCACTCACCCGTATTAAAGTTACCGGCCTCCCGATGCCGGATGTCGTGGTGACGGGCGACGATGTTTCTCAAGGCAAGCCCGCGCCGGATTGCTTTCAGCTCGGCGCGAAAAAACTCGGCTTCGACGCTCGCGATTGCGCAGTGTTCGAAGATGCTGTGGCCGGAATTACAGCGGGAGAAGCCGCAGGCGCAGGGGTTGTCGTCATCACCGCGACGCACTCGCATGACCTTAATACCAGCCACCCCAAAGTACAGGATTACCAGCATCTGCGCGCCCGCCCCGCGCCGGATGGCAAGCTGGAACTCTTTCTCGAAAACTAA